From the Primulina tabacum isolate GXHZ01 chromosome 3, ASM2559414v2, whole genome shotgun sequence genome, one window contains:
- the LOC142539666 gene encoding uncharacterized protein LOC142539666, producing the protein MLKMILIVKARALLTQELKIRTSKPADVLSGKSFDPETKAGSQNEGPLSVPSPVFSGNESTKGSDIEIHSSNALADSETVKHPIESKDIQIVDKSVIKENDTSQVTNQSIKSGFLNVLGEKDEDDVDDWLKEESSEVVPASGVTIPIGNEEDVSFSDLEEEDDDASSNFKKSDHSFKKDSPEWVQLRKSSSDSSNDMDVKHSGKDNVNTHDTKESNDWFDVDDIEVA; encoded by the exons ATGCTGAAGATGATATTG ATAGTGAAAGCAAGAGCCTTGCTGACCCAAGAGTTGAAGATTCGAACTTCAAAACCAGCAGATGTGTTAAGTGGAAAATCTTTTGACCCAGAAACCAAAGCTGGTTCTCAAAATGAAGGGCCCCTTTCAGTGCCATCCCCTGTCTTTTCTGGAAACGAGAGTACCAAGGGATCAGACATTGAAATACATTCATCCAATGCACTAGCAGATTCTGAAACAGTGAAGCACCCGATTGAGAGTAAAGACATTCAAATCGTTGACAAGTCCGttataaaagaaaatgatacCAGCCAGGTTACAAACCAATCCATAAAATCTGGTTTCTTAAATGTTTTGGGAGAGAAAGACGAAGATGATGTTGATGATTGGTTAAAGGAAGAAAGTTCAGAAGTTGTTCCTGCCTCTGGGGTCACCATTCCCATTGGAAACGAAGAAGATGTCTCATTCAGcgatcttgaagaagaagatgatgatgcATCCTCGAATTTCAAAAAATCCGATCACAGTTTCAAAAAAGACTCTCCAGAATGGGTTCAACTGAGGAAAAGCTCGTCCGATTCATCTAATGATATGGATGTTAAGCACTCTGGCAAAGATAATGTAAATACCCATGACACTAAGGAATCAAATGACTGGTTCGATGTTGATGACATTGAGGTTGCTTGA
- the LOC142539667 gene encoding adenylate kinase, chloroplastic isoform X1: protein MLIIDAVVTARDEDQQPKMALCSSYSVNFTAATSPSWNRNKPSTSSHNQIFNPSGSPSSKSRLPCISVQLNQRFSRTRFRKSKAAPCILVVASGEKGEPLRVMISGAPASGKGTQCELITEKYDLVHVAAGDLLRAEIAASSKNGKLAKEYMEKGQLVPNEIVVMMVKNRLSQQDSQEKGWLLDGYPRSASQANALKGFGFDPDIFILLEVPEDILVERVVGRRLDPVTGKIYHLKYSPPETDEIAARLTQRFDDTEEKVKLRLVTHNTNVEDVLSIYGDVTLRVDGSLPKHEVFSQIDSALAKLLEQKLAPSGSVAT from the exons ATGCTGATTATCGATG CGGTGGTGACTGCTAGAGACGAAGATCAACAGCCAAAAATGGCTTTGTGTAGTTCTTATTCTGTCAACTTCACAGCCGCAACATCACCATCCTGGAATCGAAACAAGCCCTCAACTTCCTCTCATAATCAGATTTTTAACCCTTCAGGATCACCATCGTCTAAATCTCGGCTTCCCTGTATATCTGTCCAACTTAACCAAAGATTTTCCCGAACCCGTTTCAGAAAGTCGAAAGCTGCTCCATGTATCCTG GTTGTTGCATCCGGAGAAAAAGGGGAGCCTTTGAGGGTGATGATATCAGGAGCTCCAGCTTCCGGTAAAGGAACACAATGCGAGCTTATTACTGAAAAG TATGATTTGGTGCATGTAGCGGCTGGAGATCTTTTAAGGGCTGAAATCGCTGCAAGTTCGAAAAACGGGAAGCTAGCAAAGGAATACATGGAGAAAGGGCAGCTCGTACCTAATGAAATCGTTGTGATG ATGGTCAAGAACCGTTTATCACAGCAAGATTCTCAGGAGAAAGGTTGGCTACTGGATGGATATCCAAGGAGTGCATCTCAGGCGAATGCTCTCAAGGGTTTTGGGTTTGATCCGGATATCTTCATTCTTCTTGAA GTCCCTGAAGACATCCTTGTGGAGAGAGTCGTTGGGCGCAGACTAGATCCTGTTACAGGAAAAATTTACCATCTAAAATATTCTCCTCCGGAAACCGATGAAATTGCTGCAAGACTTACGCAACGATTCGACGACACTGAAGAAAAG GTCAAACTGCGTTTGGTCACTCACAACACGAATGTGGAAGATGTGCTTTCAATCTATGGAGATGTAACCTTGAGG GTAGATGGAAGTCTCCCTAAACATGAGGTATTTTCACAGATCGACAGTGCCTTGGCAAAGCTACTTGAGCAAAAGCTGGCTCCATCAGGGTCGGTAGCAACATGA
- the LOC142539667 gene encoding adenylate kinase, chloroplastic isoform X2 translates to MALCSSYSVNFTAATSPSWNRNKPSTSSHNQIFNPSGSPSSKSRLPCISVQLNQRFSRTRFRKSKAAPCILVVASGEKGEPLRVMISGAPASGKGTQCELITEKYDLVHVAAGDLLRAEIAASSKNGKLAKEYMEKGQLVPNEIVVMMVKNRLSQQDSQEKGWLLDGYPRSASQANALKGFGFDPDIFILLEVPEDILVERVVGRRLDPVTGKIYHLKYSPPETDEIAARLTQRFDDTEEKVKLRLVTHNTNVEDVLSIYGDVTLRVDGSLPKHEVFSQIDSALAKLLEQKLAPSGSVAT, encoded by the exons ATGGCTTTGTGTAGTTCTTATTCTGTCAACTTCACAGCCGCAACATCACCATCCTGGAATCGAAACAAGCCCTCAACTTCCTCTCATAATCAGATTTTTAACCCTTCAGGATCACCATCGTCTAAATCTCGGCTTCCCTGTATATCTGTCCAACTTAACCAAAGATTTTCCCGAACCCGTTTCAGAAAGTCGAAAGCTGCTCCATGTATCCTG GTTGTTGCATCCGGAGAAAAAGGGGAGCCTTTGAGGGTGATGATATCAGGAGCTCCAGCTTCCGGTAAAGGAACACAATGCGAGCTTATTACTGAAAAG TATGATTTGGTGCATGTAGCGGCTGGAGATCTTTTAAGGGCTGAAATCGCTGCAAGTTCGAAAAACGGGAAGCTAGCAAAGGAATACATGGAGAAAGGGCAGCTCGTACCTAATGAAATCGTTGTGATG ATGGTCAAGAACCGTTTATCACAGCAAGATTCTCAGGAGAAAGGTTGGCTACTGGATGGATATCCAAGGAGTGCATCTCAGGCGAATGCTCTCAAGGGTTTTGGGTTTGATCCGGATATCTTCATTCTTCTTGAA GTCCCTGAAGACATCCTTGTGGAGAGAGTCGTTGGGCGCAGACTAGATCCTGTTACAGGAAAAATTTACCATCTAAAATATTCTCCTCCGGAAACCGATGAAATTGCTGCAAGACTTACGCAACGATTCGACGACACTGAAGAAAAG GTCAAACTGCGTTTGGTCACTCACAACACGAATGTGGAAGATGTGCTTTCAATCTATGGAGATGTAACCTTGAGG GTAGATGGAAGTCTCCCTAAACATGAGGTATTTTCACAGATCGACAGTGCCTTGGCAAAGCTACTTGAGCAAAAGCTGGCTCCATCAGGGTCGGTAGCAACATGA
- the LOC142538332 gene encoding LOW QUALITY PROTEIN: short-chain dehydrogenase virD-like (The sequence of the model RefSeq protein was modified relative to this genomic sequence to represent the inferred CDS: deleted 1 base in 1 codon), with protein MSDTKVALVTGCAIGGIGYEYCKALAEHNCHVIASDIPQKMHHLLDLRSKNIETIGLDVLSDESVAKAIDHVISQHGKLDILVNNAGIGSVGPLAELSLDVIKRAYEINALGALRLVQHVVPHMVTQRRGIIVNIGSVVGKVPTPWAGSYCASKAYIHAISHTLRVELKPFNIDVVLVLPGAIKSNFGGNSSDGLRDQEWKIYNIFKNDIEERAKASQEGKSTDATVFARHVISKIMDSSPPKEIIHGHMTGLFSFLSWSPLWVRDLFFARRFKLNKKLF; from the exons ATGAGTGACACAAAGGTTGCCTTGGTCACAGGTTGCGCCATTGGTGGCATCGGCTATGAATATTGCAAGGCACTTGCTGAGCATAATTGCCATGTCATTGCTTCCGACATCCCCCAAAAAATGCACCATCTCTTAGACTTGCGATCCAAAAACATCGAGACGATAGGTCTGGATGTCTTGTCTGATGAAAGTGTTGCAAAAGCGATCGATCATGTGATTTCACAACATGGGAAGCTGGATATCCTAGTCAACAATGCAGGAATCGGGAGCGTAGGTCCTCTAGCCGAACTCTCACTAGACGTTATCAAAagagcatatgaaataaatGCATTAGGAGCGTTGCGTCTAGTTCAACATGTCGTTCCACACATGGTGACACAACGTCGTGGAATCATAGTCAATATAGGAAGTGTAGTAGGAAAAGTTCCAACCCCTTGGGCTGGGTCCTATTGTGCTAGCAAAGCATATATTCACGCCATATCTCATACTCTACGAGTCGAGCTCAAGCCCTTTAATATCGACGTAGTACTTGTGCTTCCCGGGGCCATAAAATCGAACTTTGGAGGTAATAGCTCTGATGGTTTGAGAGATCAAGAGtggaaaatttataatattttcaagaaTGATATAGAGGAGAGGGCCAAGGCATCTCAAGAGGGAAAATCGACGGATGCTACC GTTTTCGCTCGGCACGTAATAAGTAAAATCATGGATTCGAGTCCGCCGAAGGAAATCATTCATGGTCATATGACAGGGTTGTTTAGTTTTCTTTCGTGGTCTCCTCTTTGGGTGAGGGATTTATTTTTTGCACGTCGATTTAAGTTGAACAAGAAGCTGTTCTAA